Sequence from the Microbacterium sp. 1.5R genome:
CCGAGTGCGAGTGCGATCGCCGCCACCCCACCCAGAACTGCATGAATCAGAGCGCGTCGTTGCGCCATAGCTCCACCCTCCGACGGAAGTCGAGCACGCCGTGAACGGACCCTGCGCCGGACCTCGGAACCGCGGCCGTTCCGGCCGCGTTGAGTTGAAGCTATCGGATCGCCACGCAGGAGGGAAGAAGCGGACGATATACCGTTTCAGTCCTCGAAGGTGCCGACCTCGGGCACCCGATCCGTCCGTCCGTAGCGCAGCAGCATCACTCCGCTGTCGTCGGCGACCGGCGGCTCGAGCAGTCGCAGCACCGCCGGCTCGGCGCCGTCGTCAAAGACCTTCTTGCCCGTGCCCAGAAGGATCGGATAGACCCACAGGTTGAGCTCGTCGAACAGACCCTCGGCCAGCAGCGAGTGCGCGAGGTCCATGCTGCCGATCACGTGCACCTCGTCGTGCCGCTCGCGCATCGCGGCGATCTCCGCGGCGAGGTCGTCTCCGACGCGCTCGCTGCCCTTCCACGACAGATCGAGGTCGGCATCCCGTGTCGCCACATACTTCGGGACCCGATCGAAGAGCCTGCCGATCTCCCCCGACGGACCGTCGGTGTGATGCGGCCAATACGCGGCGAAGATGTCGTACGTGCGGCGCCCGAGCAGCAGCGCATCGAGCCCCTGCATCCCCCGCTGCACCTGGGGCCCCATCCCGGACGACGGATACCCCGCCTGCCAACCGCTGAACTCGAAGCCTCCGGACGGATCCTCGTCGATACCGCCCGGCCCCTGTGCGACGCCGTCGAGGGTCATGAAGAGGTCGATCAGAATGCGTCCGGTCATCAGAGTGCTCCTTCGCACGAGAGGGCGGCGATGTTCACAGTATGCGCTCGTTCTGCTCGGCGGGTGCCGGCACCTCCGCGCCCCAGCGGCCGAGAGCCTCGATCGCCTCCCGCAATGCGACGCCTCGCTCGGTGAGGGCATAGGCGCGCGTGTTGTGCCGCAGGGGCAGTCGCCGCAGCACTCCGGCCGCTTCGAGCTCGCGCAGACGTGTCGCGAGGATGTTCGTCGGAGCTCCGAGCCCCCGCTGCAGATCGCCGTATCTCTGCGGCCCGTCGAGCAGCTTCTCGACGATGAGCAGGGCCCAGCGGGCACCGACGACGTCGAGGGCTGCGGCGAGGTCGCTCACGCGCCCGGATCGGCGTCCGGCTTCATCCAGAACGGCGAGTAGTGATAGCCGTCCGGATCGTCGAACTGGCGCTGATACATGAAGGGGTAGTCGTCGGTGTCGCCGATCCGACCGCCGGCGGCAGCCGCGCGGTCGACGAGCTCGTCGACCGCCTCACGACTGTCGAGGTCGAACGAGACAGTGACCTTCGAGGGGGTGTCAGGGCCGCCGATCACGTCTTCCGTGCCGCCGACGCTCGCATACATCTCGCGGCTGCCGAGCATCACGTACTGCTCGGGCGCGATCATGAAGCACGACACATTGTGATCGGACATCTCGGCGTTGAGGGTCCAGCCGAGAGCGGTGTAGAACGCGGTGGCCCGGTCGACGCTCTCGACGGGGCAGGTGATGAAGAGGCTCATGCGCCAACACTTGCAAAATACAAGTGACGCGTCAAGAGCTTCTGCGGTCCCGCCGCAATCCCACCAGCGCGAGCACTCCGGCTCCGGCCGTGAGCGCGGCCACCGCCGCGAGACCGACGCCGGGGACGGATGCCGTCGCCACGGCGCCCGCCACGAGAGGGCCACCCGCATCTCCCAGCTCGCGCCCGAGTTCGGCGCTGCCCATCGTGCGGCCCATCCGCTCCGGCGGTGTCGATGCGGCCAGGTGCGAGAACGCGATCGGCGTCGCGACCCCGACGCCGATGCCGACCAGCAGCGCGGTGACGACGAGCGCCGCCGGAGTCTGCGTGACCGCGGCGAGCGCGATGCCGGCCGCGATCAGCGCCAGGCCGCCGACGGCGCCTGTGCGCACCGAGATGCGCCCGCGGTCATGCGCGGCGCCCACGAACGGCTGAGCCACGCTCGACGCGATCGCGAGCGCGGTCACGATGGCCATGCTCCAGACGATGTCGAGCCCGGCCTGCCGCCCGAGCAGCGGGAGGAATCCGACGGCGACCGCCAGGGCGCCGGTCGTCGCCGCCAGCACCAGGGTCGGGACGAGGAATCCGGGCGCGATCAGCTCTCGACCGAGATCGACGAGCGTGACTCGCTTGCGGGGCAGCACGGCGACCCGTGGCACCGCTGCAGCGACCCACAGTGCAGCGCCGAGACCGAGCACGGCGAGCGCCCAGAACAGCGCGGGCAGGCCGCCCCAGACCACGAGCACGGCGCCGATCAGCGGACCGAGCGCGTAGCCGAGACTCTTCCACGAGCCGTAGCGACCGAAGTACTTCCCGCGGGTGGCATCGTCGGTGAGCCGGGCGACGGCAGCCGACGACGACGGCGAGAAGGCTGATGCCGCCGCCCCCTGCCCGAATCGACCGATGACGAGTCCGAGCATGCCGGGAACCACGGCGCCGACGACCGAGAACGCCGAGAACGCGAGGAGGCCGCCGATGATGACAGGGCGCACGCCCACCCGGTCGCTCAGCGCGCCGAACAGCGGCTTGAGAAGCACCTCGGCGAGGTCGTAGAGCGCGAGGGTGAGCCCGAACGCGAGCAGCGTCCACCCGATGTCCTCGGTCTCCGCGCCCAGTGCCGCCGCGATGCCGTGGGCCCCGAAAGCGGTGGTGAATCCGGCGAGGTACAGCGGGGCGAGGCGGGGCTTCGCGGTGTGCGGAGTCGAGGTCACGCTCGATTCTCGCAGGATCGCGTGTCTGCACGTCACCACGGCCCCGCCACGATCCCCCGTGCGGGGGATGCCGCCGCATCCGCCCCGGCTCTACGGTAAGAGGATGTCTGCAGCGCCGTTCACCCGCATCCCCAGCGTCCGCGAGCAGCGCAGCGACCTCGTGCTCGCGGCGGTCATGTTCGTGGGCGCCGTCCTCAGCGCCGCTCTCTCGACCGTGGCCGACATCTACGGCGACACCCGGGCAGAACCGTGGACGGCTCTCGTCTACGCGGTCGCGGTCACCGCACCGCTGGCCGTGCGTCGGCGCTGGCCGGCCCCGGTCGCGATCGCCGTGTCGCTGGCATACTTCCTCGCCATCTCTTTCCAGGTGCCCGAGATCTATGTCGGCAACATCGCCATGTTCGTGTCGCTCTATACGGTCGGCGCCTGGATGAACAACCGCCGGGCCGCGATGATCGTGCGCGTCGGCATCATCCTCGGCATGTTCGTCTGGCTGATCATCACGATGTACCGCGAAGCCATCGAAGAGGCGGCGAAGGCCGAGGTCGCGGCGGGACTCCTGTCTCCGTACCTCGCGTTCATGCTCATCCAGCTGCTGCTGAACGTGCTGTACTTCGGCGGCGCCTACTACTTCGGCGAGCGCTCCTGGCACGCCGCACGCGAACGCGCGGTGCTCGAGCAGCGCACGGCCGAACTCGAGCAGGAGCGCGAGGTGACCGCGGCGCAGGCCGTCGCCCTCGACCGCGTGCGCATCGCCCGAGAGCTGCATGACGTGGTCGCCCATCACGTGTCGGTCATGGGCGTGCAGGCGGGCGCCGCTCGTCTCGTGCTCGATCAGGACCCTGCGAAGACCACGAGCATCCTCAGCGGCATCGAGGACTCCGCGCGCGATGCGATCCACGAGCTGCGGCAGTTGCTCGAGACGCTTCGCACACCCGGCGGCGAGACGGCGGATGCCGCGTCGACCGTGACGCTCGACGACATCCGCTCGTTGGTCGACGCGTCGTCGGAGGCGGGACTGCCCACCGACTATGCGGTGATCGGCACCCCGAGGCCCGTGCCCTCGGTCGTGTCCGTGAACCTGTATCGCATCACCCAGGAGTCGCTCACGAATGCTCGGCGTCATGCCGGCGTCGGCGCGACCGCCGATGTGCGCGTGCGCTACGACGATGACGGGGTCGAGGTCGAGATCGTCAACACCGGTCGCGCCGTGGCCGTGCTTCGCCCCGGACTCGGTCAGCTGGGCATGCGCGAGCGCGCCGCGGCATCCGGTGGCACGCTCGACGTCGCTCCTCGCGCGGCGGGAGGTCTGCGGGTGCGGGCTCGAGTTCCGCTGACCGGCGCCGGCGGCGCGCAGGCCGCGTCGCCGATCGAGACGGGTGTCTCCACATGAGCGGGTCCGACGCACCCATCCGCGTCCTGCTCGTCGACGATCACGCGATGCTGCGAGCCGGATTCCGGACGATCCTCGACACGCAACCCGACATCACGGTGGTCGGCGAGGCGGCGACCGGCGCCGACGCCGTGGCGCAGGCATCCGCTCTGCGCCCCGACGTCATCACGATGGACGTGCAGATGCCCGACATGGACGGCATCGAGGCCACTCGGCGGATCGTCGCCGACCCGGCGGTCGGAGCGGCCATCGCGATCGTCACGACTTTCGATCGCGACGACTACCTCTATCAGGCGCTGGACGCCGGTGCGAGTGGCTTCCTGCTCAAGAACGCCGGCGCCGAGGATCTCATCGCCGCGGTGCGGGCCCTCGCCGCGGGCGACGGGATGCTGGCACCCGAGGTCACACGACGCGTACTGGCTCGGTTCACGACGGCCCCCGGACCGGCATCCGCACCGGCATCCGCCTCCGTGCCGTCGCAGGTCGCAGCGACCGTGCTCGCCGACCCGCTCACCGACCGTGAGGCGGAGGTGCTCGTGCTGCTGGCCGATGCGCGCAGCAACGCCGAGATCGCGAGCGCCCTGTTCATCGGAGAGGCGACAGTGAAGACGCACGTGTCGCGCATCCTGCAGAAGCTCGGCGCGCGCGACCGCGTGCAGGCCGTCGTCCTCGCGCACCGGATGGGATTGGCGTGACCTCGACACGCGATAGCCTCTGACGCATGCCGACCGCCGCGCCCCTCTCCCGACCGATCCTGGCCGGGGTGGTCACCGCGCTGGTCGGGTTCACGAGCTCGTTCGCCGTGGTGCTCACGGGCCTCAGCGCCGTCGGAGCGACCCCCGAGCAGGCCGCCAGCGGGCTGCTCGCGGTCAGCCTCACGATGGGGCTCGCCTGCGTCGTCCTCGCCTGGCGATATCGGATGCCGATCACCGTCGCCTGGTCGACTCCCGGCGCCGCCCTCCTGGCCGCCACCGGAGCAGTCGACGGCGGATGGTCGGCAGCGGTCGGCGCGTTCCTCGTCACGGCCGCGCTCATCCTGCTCACGGCGCTGTGGCCCGCTCTCGGCACCCTGATCGCCCGCATCCCTCCGTCCATCGCGCAGGCCATGCTCGCCGGAGTGCTCCTGCCCCTCTGTCTCGCACCGATCACCGGACTCGTGGCGAATCCGTGGGGCGTGGTTCCCGTGGTGATCACGTGGTTGGTCTTCGCGCGTCTCGCGCCGCGGTGGGCCGTGCCGCTCGCCTTCGTCGCGGCAGCGGTCGTGGTGGCCGTCTCGTTGGTGCAGGAGAGCACGGCAGTGGATGCCGGACTCCTCGTCCCCCGGATCGAGCTGACCGCCCCCACGTTCACGGTCGGCGCTCTGGTCGGGGTGGCGCTGCCGCTGTTCATCGTGACGATGGCCTCGCAGAACGTGCCGGGCATCGCCATCATGCGCAGCTTCGGCTACGAGGTCCCCTGGCGTCCGGCGATGCTCGTCACGGGTGTCGGCACCGCGATCGGCGCGACGGCAGGCGGCCATGCGATCAACCTCGCGGCGATCAGCGCGGCCCTCGCCGCTTCACCCGACGCCGATCCCGACCCACGGCGCCGGTGGGTCGCCGGTGTCTCGACCGGCGTCTCGTACCTCGTGCTCGGCGGCTTCTCGGCAGCGTTCGCCGCACTGGTGCTGCTCGCTCCCGACGCAGTCATCCCGGCTGTCGCGGGGCTCGCGCTGTTCGCCGCCTTCGGGTCGTCGGTGCAGCAGGCGATCGACGACCCCGGCGAGCGCATCCCCGCCGTGGTGACCTTCCTGGTGGCGGCATCCGGCATCGCGGTGCTGGGCGTCAGCGCCGCATTCTGGGCTCTCGTGGCCGGACTCCTCGTGCGCACCGCTCTGCACGCCGGCCGTCGCTGACGCTGCGGAGAAGGCGCTCGGCTACCGTGGACGCGTGACAGTTCCCACGCCTGCTCCTGTGCCGTCGGCCGGTGCTCCCGCCGGGTCCTTCGACGCCCGCGCCCTGCTCGATCCGGTGAATCCCGCCGAGGTCGACGCGTTCGCACGCGCCCAGCGCACCGCTCACCCCACGTCGGCCGCACGGATCATCGCCTGGGTCGGCGTCGGATTCGCGCTGCTCTGCGTCGTTCCCATCTTCGGGATCATGATCCTCGGCCTCGGCTATGCGGTCGGTCAGGAGGCGGGGGTCGCCGTCGCCGCGCTCATCGGGCTCATGCTTCTCGCCGGCATCGTCGTCGGCGTCGTGATGCTCGTGCGCCGCAGCATCCGCCTGCGCAACATCACTCGCTTCCGCCTCGCGCGATTCGCCCGGGCCAACGCCATGAGCTATCTCGACCGCATCGACGAGCCGCCCCTGCCCGGCATGATCTTCTCGTCGGGCTCGAGTCGGATGTCGACCGACGTGCTGCGCGGCGTGGAGCCGCGTTTCGTCGAGTTCGGCAACTACCAGTACACGACCAGCAACGGCAAGCAGTCGACGACGCATCGCTGGGGATACGTCGCGGTCAAACTCGACGTGCCCCTGCCGAACATCGTGCTCGACGCGCTCGGGAACAACACGCTCGGCAGCACGCTCGCTGGCGCCTTCAGAAGCGACCAGCGCCTCTCGCTCGAGGGCGACTTCGACCGCTACTTCTCGCTCTACTGCCCGACGGGCTATGAGGTCGATGCGCTGTACCTGTTCACCCCCGATGTGATGGCGCGCTTCATCGACCACGCCGCGCAGCTCGACGTGGAGATCGTCGACGACTGGCTGTTCCTCTATGCACGACGCGATGTCTCGACCCTCGACCCGGCCACCTGGGCGTGGCTGTTCGGAGCCGTCGGGGCGCTTCTCACGAAGCTCGACCAGTGGGCGCGCTGGCGCGATGACCGGCTGCGGCTCACGCAGCATCCGGGATCCCCGGCAGCACTGCAGGGTCCAGGGCAGATTCCAGGGCAGCATCCTGGCCCTTATCCGGGAGCTCCCGCCCTGCCGTTCGCTGCGCCCGCAGGGCTGCTCACTCCCCCGCCGCCGGGCGTCGCCCTGCCCGGCCAGCGCCTCCGGCGACGCAGCCCCTGGCTGATCGTCGGGATCATCGTCGGCGTCATGTTCGTCGTGACCATGGCCCCGTTCGCGCTCGGGATCCTCTCGGTGCTCTTCCTGCGTTGACGCGGGCTCTCCCCCGCACGGCGGACCACCGTCGCCTCCCGCGCTGCGCAACTCCACCCGCAGATCCGCCACGTGGGGGATGCCGCGGTCCCGCACCGCGCCATAGCGTGAAGGCATGACCACAGGAAAGCTCGTACTCACCGGCATCACCAAGAGCTACGGCTCTCGGCGCGTGCTCGACGACGTCTCATTCGAGGTGGCGCCGGGGCGCCTCACCGGGTTCGTCGGCGGCAACGGCGCCGGCAAGACCACGACCATGCGCATCGTCCTCGGGCTGCTCGGCTCCGACGGGGGCACCGTCGCACTCGACGGTCGGCCGCTGTCGAGCACCGACCGGCGCCACTTCGGCTACATGCCCGAAGAGCGCGGCCTCTACCCGAAGATGAAGGTGCTCGAGCAGATCGTCTACCTCGCCCGTCTGCACGGCTTCAGCAAGGCGGATGCCGAGTCGCGCGCGACCGCGCTGCTCACCGAGCTGGGACTCGGCGAGCGCCTGGGAGACACGATCGAGTCGCTGTCGCTCGGCAACCAGCAGCGCGCGCAGATCGCCGCCGCCCTCGTGCACGACCCCGAGGTGCTCATCCTCGACGAGCCGTTCTCGGGCCTCGACCCGCTCGCGGTCGACGTCGTCGCGTCGGTGCTCCAGGCGAGCGCCGCCAAGGGAGCGTCGATCCTGTTCTCCTCGCACCAGCTCGATGTGGTCGAGCGGCTCTGCGACGATCTGGTGATCCTCGCCGGCGGCACGATCCGCGCGGCCGGCTCGCGCGACGGGCTGCGCGCTCAGCACGCCGGCGACCGCTACGAGCTGGTCTCCGCCGGGGATGCCGGCTGGCTGCGCGCCGAGCCCGGCGTGACCGTGATCGATTTCGAGGGCGGCTACGCCCTGTTCGACGCCGAGGACGCCGACACCGCGCAGCGCGTGCTGCGCACCGCCGTCGAACGCGGAGACGTCGCGAGCTTCGCCCCCAAGCATCCGTCCCTCGCCCAGATCTTCAAGGAGGTCATCCAGTGAGCACCTCGAACACCACCGGGTCTGCAGGCTCGCCCTCACAGGCATCGATGATCTGGCTCGTCGCCGAGCGGGAGATCGGGTCGAAGTTGCGCAGCAAGGCGTTCCTGATCTCCACCGGAATCCTGCTGCTGCTCGCCCTCGCCGGCATCGTGATCGGGGGCTTCGCGAGCAAGAACACCGATGCGATGCCCGTCGCAGTGACCTCCGAGACGGCATCCGAGGTGTCGGCTCTCCCCTCAGTCGAGATCACCGAGGTCGCCGACCAGGCCGCGGCCGAAGAGCTCGTGCGATCGGAGAAGGTCGACGCCGCGGTGCTCCCCGGCGACGGACCGACCGGGGTGACGATCATCGCTCTCAAGGACGCCCCGACCAGCCTCGTGTCGGCGCTGTCGCAGGCACCCGACATCGAGATCCTCGAACCGGCCACGACGAACCCGCTGCTGCGGTACTTCATCGCGATCGCGTTCGGAGTCGTCTTCATGGGTGCGGCGGCGACCTTCGGCGGCACCATCGCGCAGAGCGTCGTGGAGGAGAAGCAGACCCGCGTGGTCGAGATCCTGCTGTCGACCATCTCGGCCCGCACGCTGCTGGCGGGCAAGGTGATCGGCAACACGATCCTCGCGATGGGTCAGATCCTCGCCCTCGCCGCGGTCGCCACCATCGGTCTCATAGCGACGGGTCAACGCGAGGTGCTGTCGACCCTCGGCGCCCCGATCATCTGGTTCGCCGTGTTCTTCCTCTTCGGCTTCATCCTGCTGGCGGCCCTGTTCGCCGCTGCCGCATCGATGGTCTCGCGTCAGGAGGACATCGGCTCGACCACCACCCCGATCACGATGCTGATCATGGCGCCGTACATCCTGGTCATCTTCTTCAACGACAACCCGCTGGTGCTGACGATCATGTCGTACGTGCCGTTCTCGGCTCCGGTCGGCATGCCGATGCGGCTGTTCGTCGGCGAGGCGCAGTGGTGGGAGCCGCTGCTCAGCCTCGTGATCCTGCTCGCCAGCTGCGTCGCGGCGATCATGATCGGCGCGAAGATCTACGAGAACTCGCTGCTGCGCATGGGGTCGCGGGTCAAGCTCGGCGAGGCGCTGCGCGGCTGAGGTCGCTCGGACACCCCTCCATCGACGAGGCCCCACCCCGCAGACGTCTGCAGGGTGGGGCCTCGTCGTTCAGACGGTCACAGTCCGGGATCAGATCAGGCCCTCCGACAGGGTCGTGGGGTTGCCGAACCGGTGGTTCGTGATCGAGACGGCCTGCTCGTGCAGGAACGGCAGCATCTCGACGCGACCCGCACCTGTCACGGCGTGCGACCAGACGGCGACATCAGGCGTGCCGCCGAGGGCCTCGAACAGAGCCGACGCATCGCCGCCGACCAGGCGCACGCGCTG
This genomic interval carries:
- a CDS encoding winged helix-turn-helix transcriptional regulator: MSDLAAALDVVGARWALLIVEKLLDGPQRYGDLQRGLGAPTNILATRLRELEAAGVLRRLPLRHNTRAYALTERGVALREAIEALGRWGAEVPAPAEQNERIL
- a CDS encoding ABC transporter permease, whose product is MIWLVAEREIGSKLRSKAFLISTGILLLLALAGIVIGGFASKNTDAMPVAVTSETASEVSALPSVEITEVADQAAAEELVRSEKVDAAVLPGDGPTGVTIIALKDAPTSLVSALSQAPDIEILEPATTNPLLRYFIAIAFGVVFMGAAATFGGTIAQSVVEEKQTRVVEILLSTISARTLLAGKVIGNTILAMGQILALAAVATIGLIATGQREVLSTLGAPIIWFAVFFLFGFILLAALFAAAASMVSRQEDIGSTTTPITMLIMAPYILVIFFNDNPLVLTIMSYVPFSAPVGMPMRLFVGEAQWWEPLLSLVILLASCVAAIMIGAKIYENSLLRMGSRVKLGEALRG
- a CDS encoding MFS transporter yields the protein MTSTPHTAKPRLAPLYLAGFTTAFGAHGIAAALGAETEDIGWTLLAFGLTLALYDLAEVLLKPLFGALSDRVGVRPVIIGGLLAFSAFSVVGAVVPGMLGLVIGRFGQGAAASAFSPSSSAAVARLTDDATRGKYFGRYGSWKSLGYALGPLIGAVLVVWGGLPALFWALAVLGLGAALWVAAAVPRVAVLPRKRVTLVDLGRELIAPGFLVPTLVLAATTGALAVAVGFLPLLGRQAGLDIVWSMAIVTALAIASSVAQPFVGAAHDRGRISVRTGAVGGLALIAAGIALAAVTQTPAALVVTALLVGIGVGVATPIAFSHLAASTPPERMGRTMGSAELGRELGDAGGPLVAGAVATASVPGVGLAAVAALTAGAGVLALVGLRRDRRSS
- a CDS encoding sensor histidine kinase, whose translation is MSAAPFTRIPSVREQRSDLVLAAVMFVGAVLSAALSTVADIYGDTRAEPWTALVYAVAVTAPLAVRRRWPAPVAIAVSLAYFLAISFQVPEIYVGNIAMFVSLYTVGAWMNNRRAAMIVRVGIILGMFVWLIITMYREAIEEAAKAEVAAGLLSPYLAFMLIQLLLNVLYFGGAYYFGERSWHAARERAVLEQRTAELEQEREVTAAQAVALDRVRIARELHDVVAHHVSVMGVQAGAARLVLDQDPAKTTSILSGIEDSARDAIHELRQLLETLRTPGGETADAASTVTLDDIRSLVDASSEAGLPTDYAVIGTPRPVPSVVSVNLYRITQESLTNARRHAGVGATADVRVRYDDDGVEVEIVNTGRAVAVLRPGLGQLGMRERAAASGGTLDVAPRAAGGLRVRARVPLTGAGGAQAASPIETGVST
- a CDS encoding VOC family protein — translated: MSLFITCPVESVDRATAFYTALGWTLNAEMSDHNVSCFMIAPEQYVMLGSREMYASVGGTEDVIGGPDTPSKVTVSFDLDSREAVDELVDRAAAAGGRIGDTDDYPFMYQRQFDDPDGYHYSPFWMKPDADPGA
- a CDS encoding dihydrofolate reductase family protein, with amino-acid sequence MTGRILIDLFMTLDGVAQGPGGIDEDPSGGFEFSGWQAGYPSSGMGPQVQRGMQGLDALLLGRRTYDIFAAYWPHHTDGPSGEIGRLFDRVPKYVATRDADLDLSWKGSERVGDDLAAEIAAMRERHDEVHVIGSMDLAHSLLAEGLFDELNLWVYPILLGTGKKVFDDGAEPAVLRLLEPPVADDSGVMLLRYGRTDRVPEVGTFED
- a CDS encoding benzoate/H(+) symporter BenE family transporter, translated to MPTAAPLSRPILAGVVTALVGFTSSFAVVLTGLSAVGATPEQAASGLLAVSLTMGLACVVLAWRYRMPITVAWSTPGAALLAATGAVDGGWSAAVGAFLVTAALILLTALWPALGTLIARIPPSIAQAMLAGVLLPLCLAPITGLVANPWGVVPVVITWLVFARLAPRWAVPLAFVAAAVVVAVSLVQESTAVDAGLLVPRIELTAPTFTVGALVGVALPLFIVTMASQNVPGIAIMRSFGYEVPWRPAMLVTGVGTAIGATAGGHAINLAAISAALAASPDADPDPRRRWVAGVSTGVSYLVLGGFSAAFAALVLLAPDAVIPAVAGLALFAAFGSSVQQAIDDPGERIPAVVTFLVAASGIAVLGVSAAFWALVAGLLVRTALHAGRR
- a CDS encoding response regulator codes for the protein MSGSDAPIRVLLVDDHAMLRAGFRTILDTQPDITVVGEAATGADAVAQASALRPDVITMDVQMPDMDGIEATRRIVADPAVGAAIAIVTTFDRDDYLYQALDAGASGFLLKNAGAEDLIAAVRALAAGDGMLAPEVTRRVLARFTTAPGPASAPASASVPSQVAATVLADPLTDREAEVLVLLADARSNAEIASALFIGEATVKTHVSRILQKLGARDRVQAVVLAHRMGLA
- a CDS encoding ABC transporter ATP-binding protein produces the protein MTTGKLVLTGITKSYGSRRVLDDVSFEVAPGRLTGFVGGNGAGKTTTMRIVLGLLGSDGGTVALDGRPLSSTDRRHFGYMPEERGLYPKMKVLEQIVYLARLHGFSKADAESRATALLTELGLGERLGDTIESLSLGNQQRAQIAAALVHDPEVLILDEPFSGLDPLAVDVVASVLQASAAKGASILFSSHQLDVVERLCDDLVILAGGTIRAAGSRDGLRAQHAGDRYELVSAGDAGWLRAEPGVTVIDFEGGYALFDAEDADTAQRVLRTAVERGDVASFAPKHPSLAQIFKEVIQ